One window of the Labilibaculum sp. genome contains the following:
- a CDS encoding phytase — protein sequence MHKRPNTIILLGITASLLIACSCDRSSEGSRKASLLIEKVTEADGETDALKNRLATEDAADDPAIWVNPDSPEQSRIIGTDKKGGLAVYDLDGNELFYYADGNMNNVDIRQNIKTGQGLIDIAACSNRSSNTLNFYSIEKDGSLHQFENAIPVEMKDEVYGFCLSKNQDQLYAFVNSTFGNIEQWEIVPEGKKISTKLVRRLKLASKTEGMVSDDEAGILFIGEEAKGIWKISIDPNSTKGFELLSQSTVDKNENIYEDIEGLCIYKQSNGSGYLIASSQGNYSYAVFERKTPHNYLGSFRIDNGLIDGVEETDGIDIINLNLGEKFPAGMFVVQDGFNKKDEKSIAQNFKMVRWEKIANLFEPKLNIDTQCIAAK from the coding sequence ATGCATAAAAGACCAAATACAATAATTCTACTAGGAATAACTGCATCGCTCCTAATTGCCTGTTCATGCGATCGCTCAAGCGAAGGTTCGAGAAAAGCTTCTTTACTGATTGAAAAAGTTACTGAAGCAGACGGCGAAACGGATGCACTGAAAAATAGATTGGCAACTGAAGATGCTGCTGATGATCCTGCAATATGGGTAAACCCTGACTCTCCGGAACAAAGCAGAATTATAGGTACAGATAAAAAAGGCGGTTTAGCTGTATATGATTTAGATGGCAATGAACTATTTTACTATGCAGATGGTAATATGAATAATGTTGACATCCGTCAAAATATTAAAACTGGGCAGGGTTTAATTGACATTGCAGCCTGTTCGAACCGAAGCTCAAACACTCTGAATTTCTACAGCATCGAAAAAGACGGCAGTTTACATCAATTTGAAAATGCCATTCCTGTTGAAATGAAAGATGAAGTTTATGGTTTTTGCCTGTCTAAAAATCAGGATCAACTTTACGCCTTTGTGAACAGCACTTTTGGAAATATTGAACAATGGGAAATCGTGCCGGAAGGCAAAAAGATTTCCACGAAATTGGTTCGACGACTAAAACTTGCCAGTAAAACAGAAGGAATGGTTTCCGACGACGAGGCTGGTATACTTTTTATAGGAGAGGAAGCCAAAGGAATTTGGAAAATATCAATAGATCCAAACAGTACAAAAGGATTTGAGCTTCTTTCCCAGAGTACGGTAGATAAAAATGAAAACATTTATGAGGATATCGAAGGTTTGTGCATTTACAAACAATCGAATGGATCTGGATACCTAATTGCCTCCAGTCAGGGAAACTATTCTTATGCTGTATTTGAACGCAAAACACCTCACAACTATTTAGGTAGTTTTAGAATTGATAATGGACTGATTGACGGTGTGGAAGAAACAGACGGCATTGATATCATTAACCTAAATCTTGGCGAAAAATTCCCGGCAGGGATGTTTGTTGTTCAGGATGGGTTTAATAAAAAGGATGAAAAATCAATTGCCCAGAACTTTAAAATGGTACGATGGGAAAAAATAGCAAATCTTTTCGAGCCAAAACTAAATATTGACACTCAATGCATTGCAGCTAAATAG